The following proteins come from a genomic window of Paucimonas lemoignei:
- the yfcG1 gene encoding putative disulfide bond reductase YfcG: MIDLHYWTTPNGHKVSLFLEEAGLPYRIFPVNIGQNDQFKPDFLEISPNNRIPAIVDHEPADGGEPISLFESGAILLYLAEKTGQFIPQDLRGRQEALQWLFWQMGGLGPMAGQNHHFNRFAQEKIPYAIKRYVDETTRLYGVLNKRLADRDFVAGSEYSIADMSIYPWIARHSWQDQNLDDYPHLKRWFDAVTNRDATKRAYALAERVNPAKA, encoded by the coding sequence ATGATCGATCTTCACTACTGGACTACACCCAACGGCCACAAGGTTTCCCTGTTCCTGGAAGAAGCCGGTCTGCCGTACAGGATTTTCCCGGTCAATATTGGCCAGAACGATCAGTTCAAGCCCGACTTTCTGGAGATTTCCCCCAACAACCGCATCCCGGCCATCGTTGACCACGAGCCTGCCGACGGCGGCGAGCCGATCAGCCTGTTCGAGTCCGGCGCGATCCTGCTGTACCTGGCGGAGAAAACCGGCCAGTTCATCCCGCAGGATTTACGCGGGCGCCAGGAGGCGTTGCAGTGGCTGTTCTGGCAAATGGGCGGGCTGGGGCCGATGGCCGGGCAAAATCATCATTTCAACCGGTTTGCCCAGGAAAAGATCCCCTACGCCATCAAGCGCTATGTCGATGAAACCACGCGTTTGTATGGCGTGCTGAACAAGCGTCTGGCGGATCGTGACTTTGTGGCGGGCAGCGAGTACAGCATCGCCGACATGTCAATCTACCCCTGGATCGCGCGGCACAGCTGGCAAGACCAGAATCTGGACGACTACCCGCACCTCAAGCGCTGGTTCGACGCAGTTACCAACCGTGATGCGACCAAGCGTGCGTATGCGCTGGCCGAGCGGGTGAATCCTGCGAAGGCATAA
- the dinG gene encoding ATP-dependent helicase, ATP-dependent DNA helicase DinG domain-containing protein: MEFAGYDSRLLELLKIYPAFFTDACTGCDARANDRTMISNELKSQIQGAYSRFLEAKSLKPRYGQRLMIAEIAKVLGDIDTDEEGRRTSDPAVVAVEAGTGTGKTVAYAIAAIPTAKLAGKRLVIATATVALQEQIVHKDLPDLMRNSGLNFTFSLAKGRGRYMCLSKLDMLLQEGDATNATAQLFEEEGFKIEVDEASQKLFTSMIEKLAGNKWDGDRDSWPQALEDQDWARLTTDHSQCTNRHCPNFQQCAFYKAREGMGKVDVIVTNHDMVLADLALGGGAVLPDPRDTLYVFDEGHHLPDKAIGHFAHYTRLRSTADWLEQTAKNLAKLLAQHPLPGDLGKLIEQVPELAREIKAQQQFMFSACEQLADFRAGEDMQGRERPRHRFIGGVVPEHIREMGIELKKGFARLDDLFTRLADLLKEGMDGEVNIGIASHQAEEWYPLFGSLLARAHGNWELWTAFTAEDPEDSPPMARWLTLADSGALFDIEVNASPILAAEMLRRNLWNVAYGALVTSATLTALGKFDRFRMRAGLPKVAVTAVVPSPFHHADAGVLRVPDLKADPRDSVAHTAAIIRELPSLVEGSRGTLVLFSSRKQMQDVFDGLERDWRKQVFIQGNLSKQETLNKHKARVDGGDSSVLFGLASFAEGVDLPGAYCEHVVIAKIPFAVPDDPVEAALAEWIEARGGNPFMEIAVPDASLRLVQACGRLLRTEEDRGTITLLDRRVVTQRYGKAILNALPPFRREIS, from the coding sequence ATGGAATTTGCGGGGTATGATAGCCGCCTGCTGGAACTACTGAAGATATATCCAGCGTTTTTTACCGATGCCTGCACAGGCTGTGACGCCCGAGCCAACGACCGAACCATGATCAGCAACGAACTCAAATCCCAGATCCAGGGCGCTTACTCGCGTTTCCTCGAAGCCAAGAGCCTCAAGCCGCGCTATGGCCAGCGTTTGATGATCGCTGAGATCGCCAAGGTGCTGGGCGATATCGACACCGACGAAGAAGGGCGGCGTACCAGCGATCCGGCTGTGGTCGCGGTCGAGGCGGGCACCGGTACCGGCAAGACGGTGGCCTATGCCATCGCGGCGATTCCTACCGCCAAGCTGGCGGGCAAGCGGCTGGTGATTGCCACCGCAACCGTGGCGCTGCAGGAGCAGATCGTCCACAAGGACCTGCCCGACCTGATGCGCAACAGCGGGCTGAATTTCACGTTCTCCCTGGCCAAGGGTCGTGGCCGTTACATGTGCCTGTCCAAGCTCGACATGCTGTTGCAGGAGGGCGACGCGACAAACGCCACTGCTCAGCTTTTCGAAGAAGAAGGCTTCAAGATCGAAGTCGATGAGGCCAGTCAGAAGCTGTTCACCAGCATGATCGAAAAGCTCGCCGGTAATAAGTGGGACGGCGATCGCGACAGCTGGCCTCAGGCCCTGGAAGACCAGGACTGGGCGCGGCTGACCACCGATCACAGCCAGTGCACCAACAGACATTGTCCGAATTTTCAGCAGTGCGCCTTCTATAAAGCCCGCGAAGGTATGGGAAAAGTCGACGTGATCGTGACGAACCACGACATGGTGTTGGCGGACCTCGCGTTGGGCGGCGGCGCGGTATTGCCAGATCCTCGGGACACGCTGTACGTGTTCGACGAAGGCCATCACCTGCCGGATAAAGCCATCGGCCATTTCGCCCATTACACCCGGTTGCGCTCCACCGCCGACTGGCTGGAGCAGACGGCCAAGAACCTCGCCAAACTCCTGGCCCAGCATCCGCTGCCGGGTGATCTGGGCAAGTTGATCGAACAAGTGCCGGAGCTGGCGCGGGAGATCAAGGCGCAGCAGCAATTCATGTTCAGCGCCTGCGAACAGCTGGCAGATTTCCGCGCTGGTGAAGACATGCAAGGGCGCGAGCGTCCACGGCATCGTTTCATCGGCGGCGTGGTGCCCGAGCATATTCGTGAAATGGGTATCGAGTTGAAGAAGGGCTTTGCCCGCCTTGATGACTTGTTCACGCGTCTGGCCGACCTGCTCAAGGAAGGCATGGATGGCGAGGTCAACATTGGCATCGCCAGCCATCAGGCCGAAGAGTGGTACCCGCTGTTCGGTAGTCTGCTGGCCCGCGCCCATGGCAATTGGGAATTGTGGACCGCGTTCACCGCCGAGGACCCGGAAGACAGCCCGCCCATGGCGCGCTGGCTAACCCTGGCCGACAGCGGCGCGTTGTTTGATATCGAGGTCAATGCCAGCCCGATCCTGGCGGCGGAAATGCTGCGTCGCAATTTATGGAACGTGGCGTATGGCGCGCTGGTGACGTCCGCGACCCTGACCGCATTGGGCAAATTCGATCGCTTCCGCATGCGCGCCGGTCTGCCCAAAGTGGCGGTGACCGCTGTGGTGCCCAGCCCGTTCCATCACGCTGATGCAGGTGTTTTGCGGGTGCCGGATCTGAAAGCCGATCCACGAGATTCCGTAGCCCATACCGCCGCGATCATTCGGGAGCTGCCAAGTCTGGTAGAGGGCTCGCGTGGCACGCTGGTGCTGTTCTCCTCGCGCAAACAGATGCAGGACGTTTTCGACGGCCTGGAGCGGGACTGGCGTAAGCAGGTGTTCATTCAGGGCAACCTGTCCAAGCAGGAAACCCTCAACAAGCACAAGGCGCGGGTGGATGGCGGCGATTCCAGCGTGCTGTTCGGCCTGGCCAGTTTTGCCGAAGGTGTCGATTTGCCCGGTGCTTATTGCGAGCACGTGGTCATCGCCAAGATCCCTTTTGCAGTGCCCGACGACCCGGTGGAAGCAGCTCTGGCGGAGTGGATCGAAGCCCGTGGCGGCAACCCGTTCATGGAAATCGCTGTGCCGGACGCTTCGCTGCGTCTGGTCCAGGCCTGTGGTCGATTACTGCGCACCGAAGAAGATCGCGGCACCATCACGCTGCTGGATCGCCGTGTGGTGACCCAGCGCTATGGCAAAGCGATTCTCAATGCGCTGCCGCCGTTTCGACGCGAGATTTCGTGA
- the estB_1 gene encoding Beta-lactamase, with protein sequence MQIQGHFELRFEAVREAFAALFEDPQERGAALCIQVGGETVVDLWAGTADKDGAEVWHSDTLVNLFSCTKPFAAVAALQLVDEGKLSLDDPVARLWPEFAQAGKEAITLRQLLCHQAGLPALRHMLPAEALYNWNVMTDALAAEQPWWTPGQGHGYAAITYGWLVGEMLRRADGRGPGESIAARIAQPLGLDFHVGLADEEFHRVAHVARGKGNPGDEAAQRLVQTTMREPTSMTARAFTNPPSIMTGTNKPEWRRMQQPAANGHGNARSLAGFYAGLLDGNLLEAELLNELTREHSVGEDRTLLTRTRFGLGCMLDQPQVANATYGLGPKAFGHPGAGGSIGFADPDREVAFGFVVNTLGPYVLMDPRAQNLARVLDECLR encoded by the coding sequence GTGCAGATTCAGGGTCATTTCGAGCTCAGGTTCGAAGCAGTACGTGAAGCGTTCGCCGCTCTCTTCGAGGATCCTCAAGAGCGGGGGGCCGCGCTGTGCATTCAGGTGGGGGGCGAAACGGTCGTTGACCTGTGGGCGGGCACTGCCGACAAGGACGGTGCCGAGGTCTGGCACAGCGATACCCTCGTCAATCTGTTCTCTTGCACCAAACCCTTTGCTGCGGTTGCCGCCTTGCAGCTTGTTGATGAAGGCAAGCTGAGTCTGGACGATCCCGTCGCCCGTTTATGGCCTGAGTTTGCTCAGGCAGGCAAGGAGGCGATCACCTTGCGGCAGTTGCTGTGCCATCAGGCCGGCTTGCCCGCGTTGCGCCATATGCTGCCCGCCGAAGCGCTGTACAACTGGAATGTGATGACCGACGCACTGGCCGCCGAGCAACCCTGGTGGACGCCGGGCCAGGGGCATGGCTACGCCGCCATCACGTACGGGTGGCTGGTGGGTGAAATGCTGCGCCGCGCCGATGGCCGTGGGCCGGGCGAGTCGATTGCTGCGCGCATTGCCCAGCCGCTGGGGCTGGACTTTCACGTCGGCCTGGCCGATGAGGAGTTCCACCGCGTCGCCCATGTGGCCCGCGGCAAAGGCAATCCCGGAGATGAAGCCGCGCAGCGCCTGGTGCAGACCACCATGCGCGAGCCTACTTCGATGACGGCCCGGGCCTTCACTAACCCTCCATCGATCATGACCGGCACCAATAAACCGGAATGGCGGCGGATGCAGCAGCCTGCCGCCAATGGCCACGGCAACGCTCGCAGCCTCGCCGGTTTCTACGCAGGGTTGCTCGATGGCAATTTGCTGGAAGCCGAACTGCTCAACGAGTTGACCCGTGAACACAGCGTCGGCGAAGACCGCACATTGCTGACCCGGACCCGTTTCGGCCTGGGCTGCATGCTGGATCAGCCTCAGGTCGCCAACGCGACCTATGGCCTGGGTCCCAAGGCATTCGGTCATCCGGGCGCTGGCGGTTCGATTGGCTTTGCCGACCCAGACCGCGAGGTGGCATTCGGGTTCGTCGTCAACACTCTAGGCCCCTATGTACTCATGGATCCCCGCGCGCAGAACCTTGCGCGAGTGCTTGATGAGTGTTTGCGCTAA
- the secA_2 gene encoding SEC-C domain-containing protein translates to MNQQAHVHGPDCNHDHDHDHHDHQHGHVHGPNCGHAHQEPVRNALKDVGRNDPCPCGSDKKFKKCHGA, encoded by the coding sequence ATGAACCAGCAAGCCCACGTGCATGGCCCAGACTGCAACCACGACCATGATCACGATCATCACGACCACCAGCACGGCCACGTTCATGGCCCCAACTGCGGTCACGCTCACCAGGAGCCCGTGCGCAACGCCTTGAAAGACGTTGGCCGCAACGACCCGTGCCCTTGTGGCAGCGACAAGAAATTCAAGAAGTGCCACGGCGCGTAA
- a CDS encoding membrane protein: MKVFWGLGKLLTAAFWLVVLVNLVLALPTPFAMLIKLAGSLLALTHVLELLLFNGSLRGRRHPWRDRLHILVFGIFHVQSLPKPSRERAHA; encoded by the coding sequence ATGAAGGTGTTCTGGGGGTTGGGAAAGCTTTTAACCGCAGCATTCTGGCTGGTGGTGTTGGTCAATCTGGTGCTGGCATTGCCCACGCCGTTCGCGATGTTGATCAAACTCGCTGGCAGCTTGCTGGCGCTCACGCACGTGCTTGAGTTGCTGCTGTTCAACGGCAGCCTGCGCGGTCGCCGTCACCCTTGGCGAGATCGTCTGCACATTCTTGTGTTCGGAATCTTCCATGTTCAATCCTTGCCCAAACCTTCTCGGGAGCGAGCCCATGCGTAA
- the quiP_2 gene encoding penicillin amidase — MASPARSRCVRRLGAVAATAGLLSLAGCQISGGDPDTLLPTSGTVAVKGLAQNVSLRRNNLGMPLIESSTFHDALFTLGYVHASDRITQMLTMRLLAQGRLSEMAGANALDIDRLMRSANLKKSASELYNASSPRLQRFFEVYARGVNAWLFRYRDKLPADLASSGYRPDYWKPEDSALIFSLLNFSQSVNLQEELSSLVLAQKVGVDKLAWLIPTYPDEELPFAEAEKLKGLNLGGQVPGLGELNKVALQLTDLNMLGIAASSNWAIAPQRSRTGRSLLASDLQLPAGLNSAWSFVQLRAPKYQASGATIAGLPLVLNGFNGKLAWSMSSAMGDNQDLFLEKLKRENNRLMFLADGKWLPAAAHDETFIVKGGRPIRETVFETRHGPLLNSNLGPGPLSNGLGVALQTPSFKDDKSLDAFFDLSRAPSVEKAFDASREIRAITLNMVFADASNIAWQVTGRFPNRREGLGLLPSPGWESRYDWDGFADSMLHPYDQDPQQGWIGTANQRTFPKGYGMQLSNSWKTPERAERIAELANSGKQDSRSVIAMQYDQSTTFAAKLRKMFEAPGMVKPLKQAIDALPEAERNKAREAFTRLMAFDGKLAATSADAALYELFLQESAKQIFLDELGPQTSPAWKALVQNANLSYSAQADHLLGREDSPYWDDVATPQKEDKPAILAHSLAAAITAGDSQLGADHKAWQWGKLHRATTQGTEFAANDFNRGPAAIGGDHSTLNISSSPWGPTFDSPVLPSLRMIVDFGQTEPMLGVTNIGQSGNPASPYYTNSIEPWLKAQYQSIPLQPQNFERGYGSKRLTLVPGK, encoded by the coding sequence ATGGCCTCGCCAGCCCGTTCAAGATGTGTACGCCGGTTAGGTGCTGTCGCCGCCACGGCGGGTTTGTTGAGCCTTGCCGGCTGCCAGATCAGCGGGGGTGATCCCGATACGTTGCTGCCCACCTCCGGCACGGTTGCCGTCAAGGGGCTGGCGCAGAACGTGTCGCTGCGACGCAATAATCTGGGCATGCCGCTGATTGAAAGCAGCACCTTTCACGACGCTCTGTTCACACTGGGTTACGTGCATGCCAGCGATCGCATCACGCAGATGCTGACCATGCGCCTGCTGGCTCAGGGGCGGCTATCGGAAATGGCGGGAGCCAATGCGCTGGATATCGACCGTTTGATGCGCTCGGCGAACCTCAAAAAAAGCGCCAGCGAGCTGTACAACGCTTCGTCGCCGCGCCTGCAACGCTTCTTTGAAGTCTATGCCCGGGGCGTCAACGCCTGGCTGTTCCGCTATCGCGACAAACTGCCTGCTGACCTGGCCAGCTCCGGCTACCGCCCGGATTACTGGAAGCCGGAAGACTCGGCACTGATCTTCAGCCTGCTCAATTTCAGCCAATCGGTAAACCTGCAAGAAGAACTCTCATCGCTGGTGCTGGCCCAGAAAGTCGGCGTGGACAAACTGGCCTGGTTGATCCCGACGTATCCGGATGAAGAGCTGCCGTTCGCCGAAGCCGAGAAGCTCAAAGGCTTGAACCTGGGCGGGCAAGTGCCGGGCCTGGGCGAGCTGAATAAAGTCGCGCTGCAATTGACCGATCTGAACATGCTCGGCATCGCCGCCTCCAGCAACTGGGCCATCGCCCCGCAGCGCAGCCGCACAGGTAGAAGCTTGCTGGCCAGCGACCTGCAACTGCCTGCCGGGCTGAATTCAGCCTGGAGTTTCGTGCAGCTTCGCGCCCCGAAATATCAAGCCTCAGGCGCCACCATTGCGGGTCTGCCACTGGTGCTGAACGGGTTCAACGGCAAGCTGGCGTGGTCGATGTCTTCAGCGATGGGCGACAATCAGGACCTGTTTCTGGAAAAGCTCAAGCGCGAGAACAATCGCCTGATGTTCCTGGCTGACGGCAAATGGTTGCCTGCCGCTGCCCACGATGAAACCTTCATCGTCAAAGGCGGCCGCCCGATCCGCGAAACCGTTTTTGAAACCCGTCACGGGCCGTTGCTCAACAGCAACCTGGGCCCAGGCCCGCTGAGCAATGGGCTGGGGGTCGCGCTGCAAACGCCGAGCTTCAAAGATGACAAGAGCCTGGACGCGTTCTTTGACCTGTCCCGCGCGCCAAGTGTGGAAAAAGCCTTCGACGCCAGCCGCGAAATCCGCGCAATTACCTTGAACATGGTGTTTGCGGACGCTTCGAATATCGCCTGGCAAGTCACCGGCCGCTTCCCGAATCGTCGTGAAGGCCTGGGTTTGCTGCCATCGCCGGGCTGGGAAAGCCGTTACGACTGGGACGGTTTCGCCGACTCGATGCTGCACCCTTACGATCAGGACCCGCAGCAAGGCTGGATCGGCACTGCAAACCAGCGCACCTTCCCCAAGGGTTACGGCATGCAGCTGTCCAACTCGTGGAAAACACCGGAGCGCGCCGAGCGCATTGCCGAGCTGGCCAACAGTGGCAAGCAGGACAGCCGCAGCGTGATCGCCATGCAGTACGACCAGTCCACGACGTTCGCCGCCAAGCTGCGCAAGATGTTTGAAGCGCCGGGCATGGTCAAACCGCTGAAGCAGGCCATCGATGCCCTGCCCGAAGCCGAACGCAACAAGGCCCGTGAAGCGTTCACGCGGCTGATGGCGTTTGACGGCAAACTGGCTGCGACCTCGGCCGATGCCGCGCTGTACGAGCTGTTTTTGCAGGAAAGCGCCAAGCAGATCTTCCTCGACGAGCTCGGCCCGCAAACGTCACCCGCGTGGAAAGCGCTGGTGCAGAACGCCAACCTGTCGTATTCGGCACAGGCCGATCATTTGCTGGGTCGCGAAGACAGCCCGTACTGGGACGACGTCGCGACACCGCAGAAAGAAGACAAACCAGCGATTCTGGCCCACAGCCTGGCAGCCGCCATCACCGCCGGGGACAGCCAACTGGGTGCTGATCACAAGGCTTGGCAGTGGGGCAAGCTGCATCGCGCCACCACCCAGGGCACCGAGTTTGCAGCCAATGACTTCAATCGCGGGCCTGCTGCGATTGGCGGCGACCACAGCACCTTGAACATCTCGTCGTCACCTTGGGGGCCGACCTTCGACAGCCCGGTACTGCCGAGCTTGCGCATGATCGTCGACTTCGGGCAAACCGAACCGATGCTGGGCGTGACCAACATCGGGCAGTCCGGCAACCCGGCCAGCCCTTATTACACCAACAGCATCGAGCCATGGCTGAAGGCCCAATACCAGTCGATCCCCCTGCAGCCGCAGAATTTCGAGCGTGGGTATGGCAGCAAACGGTTGACGCTGGTGCCCGGGAAATAA
- the oprF1 gene encoding outer membrane porin F, translating into MRMIRTALPLILITSVLTGCAGLQKTDWPLCALGGGVAGAAAGAFQTAAVAASLGGAVGVMAGAYCWVHGDGDDDGDGVKNSIDKCPDTPKGVAVDATGCPLVAPAPPVVVEEVVMVKEEVIVINDVLFEFDSARLTAADKSKLDLISTRLKREAPSAQLRVSGHTDSVGRDAYNQKLSEKRAISVTDYLVSTGIPRSSFVSVQGAGEARPVADNSTANGRALNRRVEIQINR; encoded by the coding sequence ATGAGAATGATCCGGACAGCATTGCCTCTGATTTTAATCACCAGCGTCTTAACCGGTTGTGCGGGTTTACAGAAAACCGACTGGCCACTCTGCGCCCTGGGCGGCGGTGTGGCGGGGGCGGCGGCGGGCGCGTTCCAGACGGCGGCAGTCGCCGCCAGCCTCGGCGGCGCGGTGGGCGTCATGGCCGGTGCCTATTGCTGGGTTCACGGCGACGGCGATGATGATGGCGACGGCGTGAAAAACAGCATCGACAAGTGCCCGGATACGCCCAAGGGAGTCGCGGTCGATGCGACGGGTTGCCCATTGGTAGCGCCTGCACCGCCTGTGGTGGTTGAGGAAGTGGTGATGGTCAAGGAAGAGGTCATCGTCATCAATGATGTGCTGTTCGAGTTTGACTCGGCACGTTTGACCGCCGCCGATAAATCGAAACTCGACCTGATCAGCACCCGCCTCAAACGTGAAGCCCCGAGTGCGCAGCTGCGCGTCAGTGGTCACACCGACAGCGTGGGCCGTGATGCCTACAACCAGAAACTGTCCGAGAAACGTGCGATTTCGGTCACTGACTACCTCGTCAGCACAGGCATCCCGCGCAGTTCGTTCGTGTCAGTGCAAGGCGCTGGCGAAGCACGCCCTGTGGCAGATAACTCGACGGCCAATGGCCGCGCGTTGAACCGTCGCGTGGAAATCCAGATCAATCGTTGA
- a CDS encoding membrane protein — protein MNLYEIVFSGQLVTGAQPDLVQSNLGKLFQADAQRLALLFSGRRLVLKNNLDAEAAEKYRSTLERAGALVEVVAMSGAVEPQASSHSADPGRLQLAPRDVYMAAFVDVDAPDLQLFEVGSDLQDAKPAPLAPVLDLSGLSVAPVGSDMGQATKPQAVHVPDISHLRLL, from the coding sequence ATGAACCTCTATGAAATTGTATTCAGTGGCCAATTGGTCACTGGTGCCCAGCCGGATCTGGTGCAAAGCAACCTCGGCAAACTGTTCCAGGCGGACGCACAGCGCCTGGCGCTGCTGTTTTCCGGACGACGGTTGGTGCTGAAAAACAATTTGGACGCCGAGGCAGCAGAGAAATACCGCTCAACCCTGGAGCGCGCCGGAGCGCTGGTCGAGGTGGTCGCGATGTCGGGCGCAGTTGAACCGCAGGCTTCTTCACACTCCGCTGATCCGGGCCGATTGCAGCTGGCGCCACGGGACGTCTACATGGCCGCTTTCGTCGACGTCGATGCGCCGGATTTGCAGCTATTCGAGGTGGGCAGCGATCTGCAGGACGCCAAGCCCGCGCCGCTTGCTCCAGTGCTTGATCTGTCCGGGCTCAGCGTTGCGCCGGTGGGCAGCGACATGGGCCAGGCCACCAAGCCCCAGGCCGTGCACGTGCCCGATATTTCTCATCTGCGCCTGCTCTGA
- a CDS encoding Water Stress and Hypersensitive response domain-containing protein — MFAEAAHPAFFRPGHCRAYSKQAALFLILALLTLLTGCSSWVVSGYQEPEVRLLDVQVVKAKLLQQDFKLHFRVDNPNDRSVLVRSLRYKVMLKEATLAEGESSEWFVVEGHSHKNFVVPVRTNLWQHLKYIAKLLKKPDQAIPYRLEGKLKTGFLFRHNVRIGRNGEIIPGDLIPE, encoded by the coding sequence ATGTTTGCAGAGGCAGCACATCCCGCTTTTTTCCGACCAGGGCACTGTCGCGCCTACAGCAAGCAGGCCGCACTGTTTCTGATCCTGGCACTGCTGACACTGCTCACCGGCTGCTCCTCCTGGGTGGTCAGCGGCTATCAGGAGCCCGAGGTGCGGCTGCTCGACGTGCAGGTGGTCAAGGCGAAATTGCTGCAACAGGACTTCAAGCTGCACTTTCGGGTCGACAACCCCAACGACCGCAGCGTGCTGGTGCGCAGCCTGCGCTACAAAGTGATGCTCAAGGAAGCGACGCTGGCCGAGGGCGAATCCTCCGAGTGGTTCGTGGTCGAAGGGCACAGTCACAAGAACTTCGTGGTGCCGGTGCGCACCAACCTCTGGCAACACCTTAAATACATCGCAAAACTGTTGAAGAAACCCGACCAGGCGATCCCGTATCGACTCGAAGGCAAACTCAAAACCGGCTTTTTGTTCCGTCATAACGTGCGTATTGGGCGCAACGGCGAGATAATCCCCGGCGATCTAATTCCGGAGTAA
- the ychJ gene encoding SEC-C motif domain-containing protein, translating into MNSAICPCGSGDLLTTCCGPFHAGQPTPCAEKLMRSRYSAYVLGLVDYLLDTTLPVQKAGLDREAISQWSLQSTWLGLEVESSEVFGGKPEHAFVTFTARWHDAAGEHSHRERSSFVQNQGRWYFIDPTVGLKAGRNDACPCGSEQKYKKCCASYVA; encoded by the coding sequence ATGAATAGCGCGATTTGCCCGTGTGGCAGCGGAGACCTGCTGACGACCTGTTGCGGGCCCTTCCACGCCGGACAACCCACGCCCTGCGCCGAAAAGCTCATGCGTTCACGCTACAGCGCGTATGTGCTGGGCCTGGTCGATTACCTGCTGGACACCACCCTGCCGGTGCAAAAGGCCGGGCTGGACCGCGAAGCCATCAGCCAATGGAGCTTGCAGAGCACCTGGCTGGGCCTGGAAGTGGAAAGTTCGGAAGTCTTCGGCGGCAAACCGGAGCACGCCTTCGTCACCTTCACGGCGCGCTGGCACGACGCAGCGGGTGAGCATAGCCATCGCGAGCGCTCATCCTTCGTTCAGAATCAGGGCCGCTGGTACTTCATTGACCCGACCGTCGGCCTCAAGGCCGGTCGCAACGATGCCTGCCCTTGCGGCAGCGAGCAGAAGTACAAGAAGTGTTGCGCCAGCTACGTAGCCTGA
- a CDS encoding membrane protein yields MTPFSLVYTLHVLAALVWVGGMFFAWMVLRPAVGAALEGPARLKVWLEVFPRFFVWVWAVVVVLPITGVGMIQLQFVSFDTAPRYVQVMMGLYVVMTALFIRVQSLQLPELRRAVDTEQWAEGAAVMGRIRRLVGVNLLIGLAVVAIAAARPSF; encoded by the coding sequence ATGACACCTTTTTCCCTCGTCTACACCCTGCATGTTTTGGCCGCCCTGGTCTGGGTCGGCGGCATGTTTTTCGCCTGGATGGTCCTGCGACCAGCGGTCGGCGCGGCACTTGAGGGCCCGGCTCGGCTGAAAGTGTGGCTGGAAGTGTTTCCGCGTTTTTTTGTCTGGGTCTGGGCCGTTGTGGTGGTTTTGCCGATCACCGGCGTCGGCATGATTCAACTGCAATTTGTCAGTTTCGACACCGCGCCACGTTATGTGCAGGTGATGATGGGGCTGTATGTGGTCATGACCGCGCTGTTCATCCGGGTTCAGTCACTGCAACTGCCAGAACTGCGCCGAGCGGTGGACACCGAGCAATGGGCCGAAGGAGCGGCGGTGATGGGCCGGATTCGGCGATTGGTGGGGGTTAATCTGCTGATTGGCTTGGCGGTCGTGGCGATTGCGGCGGCCAGACCGAGTTTTTAA